A window of Jannaschia sp. M317 contains these coding sequences:
- a CDS encoding deoxyguanosinetriphosphate triphosphohydrolase, with translation MTVPYASDPNATRGRLFPEEESAFRSPFQRDRDRIIHASAFRRLKHKTQVFIEHEGDYFRTRLTHSIEVGQVARTISKHLGLNMELTEGVALAHDLGHPPFGHTGEEALQRLMAPFGGFDHNAQAIRIVTRLERHYAEWDGLNLTWETLEGIAKHNGPVGAPVPYALAEYDARHDLELTTHASAEAQVAALSDDIAYNNHDLHDGLRAELFSTDELAELPVLHDCFAEVDRVYPGLNYYRRRHEALRRFFGVLVEDVIRVTEANLAEVQPRSAGDVRHAGRMMVQFTPALWSDLKVIRRFLFERMYRAPAVVEVRKQVTQVVDELFPLFLAAPEHLPKQWRKDVDEVANETELARIVCDYIAGMTDRFALQEHERLLG, from the coding sequence GTGACAGTCCCCTATGCCAGCGACCCCAACGCCACCCGCGGGCGCCTTTTCCCGGAGGAAGAGAGCGCCTTCCGCTCTCCTTTTCAGCGTGACCGCGACCGCATTATCCACGCCAGCGCGTTCCGGCGGCTCAAGCACAAGACCCAGGTGTTCATCGAGCACGAGGGCGATTATTTTCGCACCCGCCTGACCCATTCCATCGAGGTCGGGCAAGTCGCGCGCACCATTTCAAAACATCTGGGCCTGAACATGGAACTGACCGAGGGCGTCGCGCTGGCCCACGATCTGGGCCACCCGCCGTTCGGTCACACCGGCGAAGAGGCGCTGCAGAGGTTGATGGCCCCCTTTGGCGGCTTTGACCACAATGCGCAGGCGATCCGCATCGTCACCCGGCTGGAACGGCACTATGCGGAATGGGACGGGCTGAACCTGACGTGGGAAACCCTTGAAGGCATTGCGAAACATAACGGACCCGTCGGCGCACCGGTGCCCTATGCCCTGGCCGAATACGACGCCCGGCACGATCTGGAACTGACCACCCATGCCAGCGCCGAGGCCCAGGTCGCAGCCCTGTCCGATGACATCGCCTACAACAACCACGACCTGCACGACGGCCTGCGGGCCGAGCTGTTTTCGACCGATGAGCTGGCCGAATTGCCGGTTCTGCACGACTGCTTTGCCGAGGTGGACCGGGTCTATCCCGGTCTCAACTATTACCGCCGTCGGCACGAGGCGCTGCGCCGGTTCTTTGGCGTGTTGGTCGAGGATGTGATCCGCGTGACCGAGGCGAACCTGGCCGAGGTGCAGCCGCGCTCGGCCGGGGACGTGCGTCATGCGGGGCGGATGATGGTGCAGTTCACGCCCGCGCTGTGGTCCGATCTGAAGGTGATCCGCCGATTCCTGTTCGAACGCATGTACCGCGCCCCCGCGGTGGTCGAGGTCCGCAAACAGGTGACGCAGGTGGTGGACGAGTTGTTTCCCTTGTTCCTGGCCGCCCCTGAACACCTGCCCAAGCAGTGGCGCAAGGACGTCGACGAGGTCGCCAACGAGACGGAGCTGGCGCGCATCGTCTGCGATTATATCGCGGGCATGACGGATCGGTTTGCCCTGCAGGAACACGAGCGTCTGCTGGGGTAG
- the ndk gene encoding nucleoside-diphosphate kinase has protein sequence MAVQRTFSIIKPDATKRNLTGQIAAKFEEAGLRIVASKRIQLTLAQAEAFYGVHKDRPFFGELTEFMISEPIVVQVLEGEDAIAKNREVMGATNPAEAAEGTIRKEFALSIGENSVHGSDAPETAAEEIAFFFSGLELVG, from the coding sequence ATGGCCGTTCAACGCACCTTCTCGATCATCAAGCCCGACGCCACCAAGCGCAACCTGACCGGTCAGATCGCCGCCAAGTTCGAAGAGGCCGGCCTGCGTATCGTCGCGTCCAAGCGCATTCAACTGACGCTGGCCCAGGCCGAAGCCTTTTATGGTGTCCACAAGGACCGCCCCTTCTTTGGTGAACTGACCGAATTCATGATCTCCGAGCCGATCGTCGTGCAGGTTCTGGAAGGCGAAGACGCCATCGCGAAGAACCGTGAAGTCATGGGCGCCACCAACCCGGCCGAAGCCGCCGAAGGCACCATCCGCAAGGAATTCGCGCTGTCCATCGGCGAGAACTCGGTCCACGGCTCCGACGCGCCGGAGACGGCCGCCGAAGAAATCGCCTTCTTCTTCTCGGGCCTTGAACTGGTCGGCTGA
- a CDS encoding DNA polymerase III subunit chi, whose product MAEVYFYHLTRRSVVETLATLLPRCLSQGWRVAVRGTDAGRMAWLDEKLWQGPADSFLPHGLAGGDHDARQPILLTTGDAPNDPACVMLLDGAPISPAEVAPLARVCILFDGLDGEAVSLARGQWTALTGAGVGARYWSEESGKWEEKATKNV is encoded by the coding sequence ATGGCTGAGGTCTATTTCTACCACCTGACCCGCCGGTCGGTGGTGGAAACCCTTGCCACCCTGCTGCCACGTTGCCTGTCGCAGGGCTGGCGCGTGGCGGTGCGGGGGACGGATGCGGGCCGGATGGCCTGGTTGGACGAAAAACTGTGGCAGGGCCCTGCCGACAGCTTTCTGCCGCATGGGCTGGCGGGCGGCGATCACGACGCGCGTCAGCCGATCCTTTTGACCACCGGCGATGCGCCCAACGATCCCGCGTGCGTCATGCTGCTGGACGGTGCGCCGATCTCGCCCGCAGAGGTGGCCCCGCTGGCCCGTGTCTGCATCCTGTTCGACGGTCTGGACGGAGAGGCGGTCAGCCTGGCGCGCGGACAATGGACCGCGCTGACCGGCGCGGGTGTCGGTGCGCGCTATTGGTCCGAGGAATCGGGCAAATGGGAAGAAAAGGCGACCAAGAACGTCTGA
- a CDS encoding iron-sulfur cluster assembly accessory protein, translated as MDLSLPPRVTPRAFERLAEIGANDAGKALRVAVEGGGCSGFQYQIDLDEVAEGDLILEGEGQKVVVDEVSLPFLENAVIDFTEELVGSRFTIENPNASSSCGCGVSFSM; from the coding sequence ATGGACCTCTCCCTGCCCCCCCGCGTGACCCCCCGCGCATTTGAACGTCTGGCCGAGATCGGCGCGAACGACGCGGGCAAGGCGCTGCGCGTTGCCGTCGAAGGCGGCGGCTGCTCCGGTTTTCAGTATCAGATCGACCTGGACGAGGTGGCCGAAGGCGACCTGATCCTGGAAGGCGAAGGCCAGAAAGTCGTGGTCGACGAGGTGTCCTTGCCGTTTCTGGAAAACGCCGTGATCGACTTTACCGAAGAATTGGTCGGCTCTCGCTTCACCATCGAAAACCCCAATGCGTCGTCCAGCTGCGGCTGCGGCGTCAGTTTCTCGATGTGA
- the argS gene encoding arginine--tRNA ligase yields the protein MNLFADIRALTISALDALADEGVIPAGLAQGNVAVEPPRDPAHGDMATNAAMVLAKPARMKPRDIAEALAPRLTADPRIASAEVAGPGFLNIRLAASVWQDIVGAVLTQGADFGRSDMGKGQKVNVEYVSANPTGPLHVGHTRGAVFGDALASLLAYSGYEVTREYYINDGGAQVDVLARSVYNRYLEAHDLTVDWPEGTYPGDYLIEVGEALKTKVGAAYIDQPEDVWLEEVRNFATEAMMDLIRRDLGLLGVKMDVFSSEKALYGTGKIEAAIAELDAKGLIYRGTLEPPKGKLPEDWEPREQTLFKSTDYGDDVDRPIQKSDGGWTYFAPDIAYHYDKTLRGFDALIDVFGADHGGYVKRMKAAVAALSDGKVPLDIKLTQLVKLTRGGEQLKMSKRAGTFVTLADVVELVGRDVTRFVMLTRKNDAPLDFEVDKALEQSKDNPVYYVQYAHARVMSVLRKAVDAGIDTSDAALAQADLTRLDHVAEQALAAKLAEWPRLVEIAAKGHEPHRVAFYLYDLAQAFHALWNRGNDETGLRFLQDDKDTSAAKIALARAVSVVIAAGLGILGVEPAQEMR from the coding sequence ATGAACCTCTTTGCCGATATTCGCGCCCTCACGATTTCCGCGCTCGACGCGCTGGCCGACGAGGGGGTGATCCCCGCCGGTCTGGCCCAAGGCAACGTCGCGGTGGAACCGCCGCGCGATCCGGCGCACGGCGACATGGCGACGAATGCGGCGATGGTTCTGGCCAAGCCGGCCAGGATGAAACCCCGCGACATCGCCGAGGCCCTGGCCCCGCGTCTGACCGCCGACCCACGCATCGCCTCTGCCGAGGTGGCGGGGCCGGGGTTTCTGAACATCCGGCTGGCCGCGTCGGTCTGGCAGGACATCGTCGGCGCCGTGCTGACGCAGGGTGCAGACTTCGGCCGTTCCGACATGGGCAAGGGGCAGAAGGTCAACGTCGAATACGTCTCGGCCAACCCGACCGGCCCGCTGCACGTGGGGCATACGCGCGGTGCGGTGTTTGGCGACGCGTTGGCGTCCCTGCTGGCCTATTCCGGTTACGAGGTGACGCGGGAATACTACATCAACGATGGCGGCGCGCAGGTCGATGTGCTGGCCCGCTCCGTCTACAACCGCTACCTGGAGGCGCACGATCTGACGGTCGACTGGCCCGAGGGAACCTATCCCGGCGACTACCTGATCGAGGTCGGTGAGGCGCTGAAAACCAAGGTCGGCGCGGCCTATATCGACCAGCCGGAGGACGTCTGGCTGGAAGAGGTGCGCAATTTCGCCACCGAGGCGATGATGGACCTGATCCGCCGCGATCTGGGCCTGTTGGGCGTGAAGATGGACGTGTTCTCGTCCGAAAAGGCGCTGTACGGCACCGGCAAGATCGAAGCGGCCATCGCAGAGCTGGACGCCAAGGGCCTGATCTATCGCGGTACGTTGGAGCCGCCTAAGGGCAAACTGCCCGAGGATTGGGAGCCACGCGAACAGACGCTGTTCAAATCCACCGACTACGGCGACGACGTCGACCGCCCGATCCAGAAATCGGACGGGGGCTGGACCTATTTCGCGCCCGACATCGCCTATCACTATGACAAGACGCTGCGCGGCTTCGACGCGTTGATCGACGTCTTCGGGGCCGATCATGGCGGCTACGTCAAACGCATGAAGGCGGCTGTTGCCGCGCTGTCGGATGGCAAGGTGCCGCTGGACATCAAGCTGACGCAGCTGGTCAAGCTGACGCGCGGCGGCGAGCAGTTGAAGATGTCCAAGCGGGCAGGGACCTTTGTGACCCTGGCCGACGTGGTCGAACTGGTCGGGCGCGACGTGACCCGGTTCGTCATGCTGACCCGCAAGAACGACGCGCCGCTTGATTTCGAGGTCGACAAGGCGCTGGAGCAATCCAAGGACAACCCCGTCTATTACGTGCAATACGCCCACGCGCGGGTCATGTCGGTCCTGCGCAAGGCAGTTGATGCCGGGATCGACACCAGCGACGCGGCGCTGGCACAGGCCGACCTGACGCGGTTGGACCACGTCGCCGAACAGGCGTTGGCCGCCAAGCTGGCCGAATGGCCGCGTCTGGTCGAAATCGCCGCCAAGGGGCACGAGCCGCACCGGGTCGCGTTCTACCTTTACGACCTGGCGCAGGCGTTCCACGCGCTGTGGAACCGGGGCAACGACGAGACGGGTCTCCGCTTCCTGCAGGACGATAAGGACACATCTGCCGCCAAGATCGCCTTGGCGCGGGCGGTGTCCGTTGTCATTGCGGCGGGATTGGGTATCCTTGGGGTCGAACCGGCACAGGAAATGCGCTGA
- a CDS encoding MarC family protein produces the protein MTLAEAATAFAALFVVIDPIGLAPIFVALTAGMSARERRAIAFRACAVGAGILIVFAVAGEALLSFLGISIPAFRIAGGILLFLTALEMLFEKRTQRREGQADTHKTDPSVFPLAMPLTAGPGAIATMILLTDGAAPLGTVQAIGVMLAVIAVVLVLFLMATPMEKLLGPTGINLVTRLLGMLLAALSVQFVLDGMADLPDW, from the coding sequence ATGACACTCGCCGAAGCCGCCACCGCCTTCGCCGCGCTTTTCGTGGTGATCGACCCGATCGGGCTGGCCCCGATTTTCGTGGCCCTGACCGCGGGCATGTCGGCGCGCGAACGGCGCGCCATCGCGTTCCGGGCCTGCGCGGTGGGCGCGGGCATTCTGATCGTCTTTGCGGTCGCCGGAGAGGCGCTGCTGTCATTCCTTGGCATCTCCATCCCGGCGTTCCGGATCGCGGGCGGTATCCTGCTGTTCCTGACCGCATTGGAAATGCTGTTCGAAAAACGCACCCAGCGCCGCGAAGGACAGGCCGACACCCACAAGACCGATCCATCGGTGTTTCCGCTGGCCATGCCTTTGACGGCTGGTCCGGGGGCCATCGCGACGATGATCCTGTTGACCGACGGGGCCGCGCCCCTGGGCACGGTGCAGGCCATCGGCGTCATGTTGGCGGTGATCGCGGTGGTGCTGGTGCTGTTCCTGATGGCCACACCAATGGAAAAGCTGCTGGGCCCGACGGGCATCAATCTGGTGACGCGCCTGCTGGGCATGTTGCTGGCAGCCCTGTCCGTCCAGTTCGTTCTGGACGGAATGGCGGATCTGCCCGATTGGTAA
- a CDS encoding MATE family efflux transporter, producing the protein MGIPLQRDFGRTLTLGLPLVGSQLAQVLVGLTDTVMLGWYSVPALAAVTLGASFFFVFMVVGSGFAYAVLPMSAEAVGREDEVRARRVARMGLWLSVLFGALVLPAFWWSGLLLRAAGQDPQVALDAQSYLRIAGLGMIPALLTATLRSHLSALEHTRIVLWATLAAAALNGGLNWLLIFGNWGFPELGLEGAAIASLGVHTLTLLVLARYATHGPGMARFELLKNLHRSDWPIFAEIFRLGWPIGLTHLAESGLFVATALMMGWLGTVPLAAHGIAIQVAMIGFMVHMGLSAAATVRVGHAWGRGDRPAVIRAAVAASLLSAVAVLVATALYLGAGTQIVALFLDSADPQAPAILVLGVHLLMLAALFQLVDAGQVMALGMLRGVQDTRAPMVLAIVSYWVLGLPASYVLGFVFSWGPSGIWLGLTVGLAAAALALGWRFVSLVRADARVRP; encoded by the coding sequence ATGGGCATTCCTTTGCAACGTGATTTCGGCCGTACGCTTACGCTGGGCCTGCCATTGGTGGGCAGTCAACTGGCGCAGGTTCTGGTCGGTCTGACCGATACGGTGATGCTGGGCTGGTATTCCGTCCCGGCCTTGGCTGCGGTGACGCTTGGGGCGTCTTTCTTCTTTGTTTTCATGGTTGTGGGCTCCGGCTTTGCCTATGCTGTCCTGCCCATGTCCGCCGAGGCCGTCGGCCGCGAGGACGAGGTGCGGGCGCGGCGGGTCGCGCGGATGGGATTGTGGCTGTCGGTTCTGTTCGGGGCGCTGGTGCTGCCCGCATTCTGGTGGTCCGGCCTGCTGCTGCGCGCGGCAGGGCAGGACCCTCAGGTCGCCCTGGACGCGCAATCCTATTTGCGGATTGCCGGGCTGGGCATGATCCCGGCGCTGTTGACCGCGACGTTGCGCAGCCATCTCAGCGCGCTGGAACACACGCGCATCGTGCTTTGGGCGACCTTGGCTGCGGCTGCGCTGAACGGCGGGCTGAACTGGTTGCTGATCTTTGGCAACTGGGGGTTCCCGGAGCTGGGACTGGAGGGCGCGGCCATCGCGTCCTTGGGGGTGCACACGCTGACGTTGCTGGTGCTGGCGCGCTATGCGACCCATGGGCCGGGCATGGCGCGGTTCGAGTTGCTGAAAAACCTGCACCGGTCCGATTGGCCGATCTTTGCAGAGATCTTTCGCCTGGGTTGGCCTATCGGTCTGACGCATCTGGCCGAAAGCGGGCTGTTCGTCGCCACGGCATTGATGATGGGGTGGCTGGGAACCGTGCCCCTGGCGGCCCATGGTATCGCCATCCAGGTCGCTATGATCGGGTTCATGGTTCACATGGGGCTATCGGCTGCCGCGACGGTGCGCGTGGGCCATGCCTGGGGGCGCGGGGACCGGCCCGCCGTGATCCGCGCGGCCGTTGCCGCGTCGCTTTTGTCTGCCGTCGCGGTTCTGGTGGCCACTGCGCTCTATCTGGGGGCGGGCACGCAGATCGTGGCGCTGTTTCTGGATTCGGCGGACCCGCAGGCCCCGGCGATCCTGGTCTTGGGGGTGCATCTGCTGATGCTGGCCGCGCTGTTCCAACTGGTCGATGCGGGTCAGGTCATGGCCCTGGGCATGTTGCGCGGGGTGCAGGACACGCGTGCGCCGATGGTTCTGGCCATCGTGTCCTACTGGGTGCTGGGCCTGCCGGCCAGTTACGTGCTGGGCTTCGTTTTCAGCTGGGGGCCCAGCGGGATCTGGCTGGGCCTGACGGTCGGACTGGCCGCAGCCGCGTTGGCGTTGGGGTGGCGGTTCGTGTCGTTGGTGCGGGCGGACGCGCGGGTCCGCCCCTGA
- a CDS encoding TetR/AcrR family transcriptional regulator, whose product MPRPPAYDRDALIDRARDLFWEKGWAGTSMKDLEAALDMRPGSFYAAFGSKDALFGLTLDRYAQDGAATLARWARDGTPLDALKAHLLSFAQPGNRPSQACMLVKGLLEIGTRNPALSDRIAAHLDGMEARFAALFAAAQAAGEVAGHHDPRRLARRYQADLTGLRATAERPGVDARALADELVADLDRLA is encoded by the coding sequence ATGCCCCGTCCCCCCGCCTACGACCGCGATGCCCTGATCGACCGAGCCCGCGACCTGTTCTGGGAAAAAGGGTGGGCCGGCACCTCGATGAAGGACCTGGAGGCGGCGCTCGACATGCGCCCCGGCAGTTTCTACGCGGCGTTCGGATCGAAGGATGCCTTGTTCGGCCTGACGTTGGACCGTTATGCGCAGGATGGCGCGGCGACCCTGGCGCGGTGGGCGCGCGATGGCACCCCCCTGGACGCGCTCAAGGCGCATTTGCTGAGCTTTGCGCAACCGGGCAATCGTCCGTCGCAGGCCTGTATGCTGGTCAAGGGTCTGCTTGAAATCGGGACACGCAACCCGGCCCTGTCGGACCGAATTGCCGCCCACCTGGATGGGATGGAGGCCCGTTTTGCCGCCTTGTTTGCCGCCGCGCAGGCCGCGGGAGAAGTGGCGGGGCATCACGATCCGCGGCGGCTGGCGCGGCGCTACCAAGCCGATCTGACCGGCCTGCGCGCAACGGCGGAACGCCCGGGTGTGGATGCGCGGGCCTTGGCCGACGAGTTGGTCGCAGACCTGGACCGGCTGGCCTGA
- a CDS encoding TIGR02281 family clan AA aspartic protease has product MDTDSTMRLIYLGLLGSVIGFYVFVSHRHRMGQMLQQAAIWFFIFVGFVVVYGFWNDIRDIALPGQSVVAEDGALVVSVPRQRDGHYHLTLIVNGATVPFIVDTGATDLVLTRQDAARVGLDPDTLRYLGRANTANGSVETAEVRLDEVQLGQILDRNVPAVVNGGDMRQSLLGMSYLQSFGRIEIENDELRLIR; this is encoded by the coding sequence ATGGATACCGACAGCACGATGAGACTGATCTATCTGGGCCTTCTGGGCTCGGTCATCGGGTTTTATGTCTTCGTGTCTCATCGGCACCGGATGGGACAGATGCTGCAACAGGCGGCGATCTGGTTCTTTATCTTTGTGGGCTTTGTCGTGGTCTATGGGTTCTGGAACGATATCAGGGACATCGCCCTGCCTGGCCAGTCAGTCGTCGCCGAGGATGGCGCCCTGGTCGTCAGTGTACCGCGCCAACGCGACGGCCATTACCATCTGACCCTGATCGTCAACGGGGCGACGGTGCCGTTCATCGTCGACACGGGCGCGACGGATCTGGTTCTGACCCGGCAGGATGCCGCGCGGGTCGGATTGGATCCTGACACGCTGCGGTATCTGGGGCGGGCGAATACGGCAAACGGGTCCGTCGAAACGGCAGAAGTGCGCCTGGACGAGGTGCAGTTGGGCCAGATCCTAGACCGCAACGTCCCTGCCGTCGTCAACGGCGGCGACATGCGGCAGAGTCTGTTGGGCATGTCCTATCTGCAATCCTTCGGCCGGATCGAGATCGAGAACGACGAATTGCGGCTGATCCGCTAG
- a CDS encoding carboxymuconolactone decarboxylase family protein: MTDFPSHDLTTAPEASKPLLEKSQAAFGRLPGLHKVMAESPQLLEGYQVLHKLFTETGFDADELTVVWQTINVEHACHYCVPAHTGIAKMMKVDDAISDALRDETALPAPKLEALRTFTLAMVRDRGNVSEAQMQAFFDAGYDHRAVLNVILALAQKVMSNYTNHVAETPVDEGMRKFAWTKATT; the protein is encoded by the coding sequence ATGACCGACTTCCCCTCTCACGATCTGACCACCGCGCCCGAGGCCTCCAAGCCGCTGCTTGAGAAATCGCAGGCCGCCTTTGGTCGGTTGCCCGGCCTGCACAAGGTCATGGCCGAAAGCCCGCAACTGCTCGAAGGGTATCAGGTGCTGCACAAGCTGTTCACCGAAACCGGTTTCGACGCGGATGAGTTGACCGTCGTCTGGCAGACAATCAACGTCGAGCATGCCTGCCACTATTGCGTGCCCGCCCATACCGGGATCGCCAAGATGATGAAGGTCGACGATGCCATCTCGGACGCCCTGCGCGACGAGACCGCCCTGCCCGCCCCCAAGCTGGAGGCGCTGCGGACCTTCACGCTGGCCATGGTGCGCGACCGGGGCAACGTGTCCGAAGCTCAGATGCAGGCGTTCTTTGACGCAGGCTACGACCACCGCGCCGTGCTGAACGTGATCCTGGCCTTGGCCCAGAAGGTGATGTCCAACTACACCAACCACGTGGCCGAAACCCCCGTGGATGAGGGGATGCGAAAGTTCGCCTGGACCAAGGCAACCACGTAA
- a CDS encoding ABC-F family ATP-binding cassette domain-containing protein has translation MLQITDLSYSVAGRPLMVDASATIPDGHKVGLVGRNGTGKTTLFRIIRGEIPLDAGDISLPSRARIGGVAQEVPSSETTVLQTVLDADTERAELMAEAETATDPTRIAEVQARLQDIDAWSGEARASSILKGLGFEVEEQQRPCSAYSGGWRMRVALAGVLFAQPDLLLLDEPTNYLDLEGALWLESYLVKYPHTVIIISHDRGLLNRSVGGILHLEDKGLTYYTGTYDQFVKARAEKRAGQAALAAKQATQRAHLQAFVDRFKAKASKAKQAQSRVKMLERMETITAPEDAARVVFTFPKPTQLNPPILRLEGASVGYGGPDVLTRLNVRIDQDDRIALLGRNGEGKSTLSKLLSDKLQTSDGKREASSKLKIGYFAQHQVDELHTDETPLEHLRRERPDEAPPKLRARLASFGLGVDQADTLVAKLSGGQKARLSLLLATLDAPHLLILDEPTNHLDIESREALVTALTRYDGAVVLVSHDMHLLSLVADRLWLVKGGSVAPYEGDLESYRKLLLQGEEKPAKTEKKKEKPPVSRDRLLELRSEVRKAEARVKKIDEMRDKLAKKLADPTLYDEGRVGELETWNKKYAEVMEAADRAETLWMQAMDQLEKAQA, from the coding sequence ATGCTTCAGATCACCGATCTCTCCTATTCCGTTGCCGGTCGCCCCCTTATGGTGGACGCCAGCGCCACGATCCCCGACGGCCACAAGGTTGGCCTTGTCGGACGCAATGGCACCGGCAAGACGACGCTGTTCCGTATCATCCGGGGGGAAATTCCCCTGGATGCCGGCGACATCTCCCTTCCGTCCCGTGCCCGCATCGGCGGCGTTGCCCAGGAAGTGCCGTCATCGGAAACGACGGTCCTGCAAACAGTGCTGGATGCCGACACCGAGCGAGCCGAACTCATGGCCGAGGCGGAAACGGCGACCGATCCGACCCGCATCGCCGAGGTGCAGGCGCGGCTGCAGGATATTGACGCCTGGTCCGGTGAAGCCCGCGCGTCGTCCATTCTCAAGGGCCTCGGCTTTGAAGTCGAGGAACAGCAGCGCCCCTGCTCCGCCTATTCGGGCGGTTGGCGGATGCGCGTGGCGCTGGCCGGTGTGCTGTTTGCCCAGCCGGACCTGCTTTTGCTGGATGAACCGACGAACTATCTGGATCTGGAAGGCGCGCTCTGGCTGGAAAGCTATCTGGTCAAATACCCCCATACGGTCATCATCATCAGTCACGACCGGGGCCTGTTGAACCGGTCGGTGGGCGGCATCCTCCACCTGGAGGACAAGGGACTTACCTACTACACCGGCACCTATGACCAATTCGTTAAGGCCCGCGCCGAAAAGCGTGCCGGCCAGGCGGCTCTGGCGGCGAAACAGGCGACGCAGCGGGCGCACCTGCAGGCCTTCGTGGACCGTTTCAAGGCCAAGGCATCCAAGGCGAAACAGGCGCAAAGCCGCGTCAAGATGCTGGAGCGGATGGAGACGATCACCGCCCCCGAAGACGCCGCGCGCGTGGTCTTTACCTTCCCCAAACCGACGCAGTTGAACCCCCCGATCCTGCGGCTTGAGGGGGCCTCGGTCGGCTATGGGGGGCCGGATGTCCTGACCCGGTTGAATGTTCGAATAGATCAAGACGATCGCATCGCCCTGCTGGGGCGAAATGGCGAGGGGAAATCCACCCTTTCCAAGCTATTGTCGGACAAACTTCAGACATCTGACGGCAAGCGCGAAGCGTCTTCCAAGTTGAAGATCGGATACTTCGCCCAGCACCAGGTGGATGAGCTTCATACCGACGAAACACCCTTGGAGCACCTGCGGCGCGAGCGCCCGGACGAGGCCCCGCCCAAGTTGAGGGCGCGGCTTGCGTCCTTTGGTCTGGGGGTCGATCAGGCGGATACTTTGGTGGCCAAATTGTCGGGCGGGCAAAAGGCGCGCCTGTCGCTGCTGCTGGCGACACTGGACGCGCCGCACCTGCTGATCCTGGACGAGCCGACCAACCACCTGGACATCGAGAGCCGGGAGGCGTTGGTGACCGCCTTGACGCGATATGACGGGGCCGTCGTCCTGGTCAGCCACGACATGCACCTGCTGAGCCTGGTCGCGGACCGGCTGTGGCTGGTCAAAGGTGGCAGCGTGGCCCCCTATGAGGGCGACCTGGAAAGCTATCGCAAGCTGCTGTTGCAGGGCGAAGAAAAGCCCGCAAAGACCGAGAAGAAAAAGGAAAAGCCGCCGGTCAGCAGGGATCGCCTGCTGGAGCTGCGAAGCGAAGTCCGCAAGGCCGAGGCCCGCGTCAAGAAGATCGACGAAATGCGCGACAAACTGGCCAAGAAACTGGCGGATCCGACGCTTTATGATGAGGGGCGCGTCGGCGAGCTGGAGACCTGGAACAAGAAATACGCCGAGGTGATGGAGGCCGCGGACCGGGCCGAAACCCTGTGGATGCAGGCGATGGATCAGCTGGAAAAGGCCCAGGCGTAA